The proteins below come from a single Oerskovia jenensis genomic window:
- a CDS encoding substrate-binding domain-containing protein: MRSSRVLLAGAAAAALLFTAACSTDVPDAPAGGATASEEESNESGANSQWFVQADYDRQLAQRTAVPEGPTDQPWLQAIDPEYVDTAQYKKEGGKKLCFSNASLSNPWRVTAFITMQQQVEVLKASGDISEFRVSDAADDDNKQITDIQAFVEAGDCDAIIISPSTTATLTPAVEAACASGKPVIVFDRGVNSDCMVTYIHPIGGYAYGADGAEFLVENLEPGSKVLALRVLPGVDVLENRWAAADKIFSESDIEVVGQEFTGGDGAKIKDIVTQYLQRGDVDGIWMDAGDGAVAAVEAFEDAGKPYPVFMGEDELSFLRKWQETDMTALGTVYSTFQWRTPVLAAQKIWNGEQVPAEWILPQSPITEDDLDTYLEANKDMPSLHYAKFGGEDLPGYPEAWADR, encoded by the coding sequence ATGCGTTCTTCCCGAGTTCTCTTGGCAGGGGCCGCGGCCGCGGCTCTGCTGTTCACCGCTGCGTGCAGCACCGACGTGCCCGACGCCCCCGCCGGAGGGGCCACCGCCTCGGAGGAGGAGTCGAACGAGTCCGGCGCGAACAGCCAGTGGTTCGTGCAGGCCGACTACGACCGTCAGCTCGCGCAGCGCACCGCGGTGCCCGAGGGCCCCACGGACCAGCCGTGGCTGCAGGCGATCGACCCCGAGTACGTGGACACAGCGCAGTACAAGAAGGAGGGCGGCAAGAAGCTCTGCTTCTCCAACGCCTCGCTGTCCAACCCGTGGCGCGTGACGGCGTTCATCACGATGCAGCAGCAGGTCGAGGTCCTCAAGGCCTCGGGCGACATCTCGGAGTTCCGCGTCTCGGACGCCGCGGACGACGACAACAAGCAGATCACCGACATCCAGGCGTTCGTCGAGGCCGGTGACTGCGACGCGATCATCATCTCGCCCTCGACCACGGCGACCCTGACCCCCGCGGTCGAGGCGGCGTGCGCGTCCGGCAAGCCGGTCATCGTGTTCGACCGCGGCGTCAACTCCGACTGCATGGTGACCTACATCCACCCGATCGGCGGCTACGCCTACGGCGCCGACGGCGCGGAGTTCCTGGTCGAGAACCTCGAGCCCGGCTCGAAGGTCCTCGCGCTCCGAGTGCTCCCGGGTGTCGACGTGCTCGAGAACCGGTGGGCCGCGGCCGACAAGATCTTCTCCGAGAGCGACATCGAGGTCGTGGGCCAGGAGTTCACGGGTGGCGACGGCGCGAAGATCAAGGACATCGTGACGCAGTACCTGCAGCGCGGTGACGTGGACGGCATCTGGATGGACGCCGGTGACGGCGCCGTCGCGGCGGTCGAGGCGTTCGAGGACGCCGGCAAGCCCTACCCGGTGTTCATGGGCGAGGACGAGCTGAGCTTCCTGCGCAAGTGGCAGGAGACGGACATGACGGCGCTCGGGACGGTCTACTCGACGTTCCAGTGGCGCACGCCCGTGCTCGCGGCCCAGAAGATCTGGAACGGCGAGCAGGTCCCGGCCGAGTGGATCCTGCCCCAGTCGCCCATCACCGAGGACGACCTCGACACGTACCTCGAGGCCAACAAGGACATGCCCTCGCTGCACTACGCCAAGTTCGGCGGTGAGGACCTGCCCGGCTACCCGGAGGCCTGGGCCGACCGCTGA
- a CDS encoding TetR/AcrR family transcriptional regulator, translating to MPTSSPTVAKPDELALAAFTLFSTRGIAGVNMDAIAAGAGVTKGSLYWHYSSKKEVVLAACGVYYRQWREAMTAATEQATSAYAKVEAAVEYSVRSCLLDDANRVFTMEIVAQALYDQDVRASWAGFLDEAERYFLGLTHRAVGAGELECDDVDGAVSVMFSAMEGTKQISLFRPQSCAPESELRIRAQLLSLLGAPVPGRPARASKV from the coding sequence ATGCCGACGTCCTCGCCCACTGTTGCCAAGCCCGACGAGCTCGCGCTCGCAGCGTTCACGCTGTTCTCGACGCGAGGCATCGCCGGGGTCAACATGGACGCGATCGCGGCGGGCGCCGGGGTGACGAAGGGCAGCCTGTACTGGCACTACTCCTCGAAGAAGGAGGTCGTGCTGGCCGCGTGCGGTGTCTACTACCGCCAGTGGCGTGAAGCGATGACCGCCGCGACCGAGCAGGCGACGAGTGCGTACGCCAAGGTCGAGGCCGCCGTGGAGTACTCGGTGCGCAGCTGTCTGCTGGACGACGCGAACCGGGTCTTCACGATGGAGATCGTCGCGCAGGCGCTCTACGACCAGGACGTCCGGGCAAGCTGGGCCGGCTTCCTGGACGAGGCGGAGCGGTACTTCCTGGGCCTGACCCACCGGGCGGTCGGGGCCGGGGAGCTCGAGTGCGACGACGTGGACGGCGCGGTCAGCGTGATGTTCTCCGCGATGGAGGGCACCAAGCAGATCTCGTTGTTCCGGCCGCAGTCCTGCGCGCCGGAGAGCGAGCTCCGGATCAGGGCTCAGCTCCTGTCGCTCCTCGGGGCCCCCGTCCCGGGCCGTCCCGCGAGGGCCTCGAAGGTCTAG
- a CDS encoding sugar phosphate isomerase/epimerase family protein, giving the protein MPQIGIGFHTDAFNSSHKSFEQALAWAQENDVHYIEPGVIEGACWIHGLGYFPHVSLLEDPALLRKKMATYGVEFSQIDAAYPLSGRDGLTVGVPYVQKAIAWAALAGSPRVATTDGLHKPEGLEDREALDLMKRSYGEIIRVAEAHEIVVTIEVHGYFTTRADWLAEMLAFCGDSPWLRLNLDTGNTFIAGNDPVEFADRFLDKIDHVHIKDVSQSLADSVRGGATGIAISHVAAGDGVNAENIRQILAKLSADGFDGVLSIECEGQGGPMLADSLSWLRKEVAAAGFTERVPAFA; this is encoded by the coding sequence ATGCCGCAGATCGGGATCGGTTTCCACACCGACGCCTTCAACTCCAGCCACAAGTCGTTCGAGCAGGCCCTGGCCTGGGCCCAGGAGAACGACGTCCACTACATCGAGCCGGGCGTGATCGAGGGGGCCTGCTGGATCCACGGGCTCGGCTACTTCCCGCACGTCTCGCTCCTCGAGGACCCGGCGCTCCTCCGGAAGAAGATGGCGACCTACGGTGTCGAGTTCTCTCAGATCGACGCCGCCTACCCGCTCTCGGGGCGGGACGGGCTCACGGTGGGCGTGCCCTACGTCCAGAAGGCCATCGCCTGGGCCGCCCTCGCCGGCTCACCCAGGGTCGCCACGACCGACGGCCTCCACAAGCCCGAGGGGCTCGAGGACCGCGAGGCCCTCGACCTCATGAAGCGCAGCTATGGCGAGATCATCCGCGTCGCCGAGGCCCACGAGATCGTCGTGACCATCGAGGTCCACGGCTACTTCACGACCCGGGCCGACTGGCTCGCGGAGATGCTCGCGTTCTGCGGCGACTCCCCGTGGTTGCGCCTCAACCTCGACACGGGAAACACCTTCATCGCGGGCAACGACCCGGTCGAGTTCGCAGACCGCTTCCTCGACAAGATCGACCACGTGCACATCAAGGACGTGTCGCAGTCGCTCGCCGACTCCGTGCGCGGTGGGGCGACCGGCATCGCCATCAGCCACGTCGCCGCGGGGGACGGGGTGAACGCCGAGAACATCCGCCAGATCCTCGCGAAGCTCAGCGCCGACGGGTTCGACGGCGTGCTCAGCATCGAGTGCGAGGGGCAGGGTGGCCCCATGCTGGCCGACTCGCTGTCCTGGCTGCGCAAGGAGGTCGCCGCGGCCGGCTTCACCGAGCGCGTGCCCGCGTTCGCCTGA